One genomic window of Glycine max cultivar Williams 82 chromosome 16, Glycine_max_v4.0, whole genome shotgun sequence includes the following:
- the LOC100783231 gene encoding myb-related protein 315, whose translation MGRQPCCDKVGLKRGPWTIEEDHKLMNFILNNGIHCWRSVPKLAGLLRCGKSCRLRWINYLRPDLKRGGFTEMEEDQIIELHSGLGNRWSKIASHFPGRTDNEIKNHWNTRIKKRLKLLGLDPVTHKPIEQKENTDENTNKTNPHPSIFGGSEENVEIKSLENGGTKEMAKTEGKREENNKVINWDDTSELLNNFEMLCSKLDLGSWMMSQETNTSTNSLCSSSVSMDDTSHLSMDESSYLQENSLQQWVDSMDSILSWDGFNPLDQDILFLENRE comes from the exons ATGGGAAGACAACCTTGTTGTGATAAGGTTGGTTTGAAGAGAGGTCCATGGACTATTGAGGAGGATCACAAGCTCATGAACTTTATTCTCAACAATGGTATCCATTGCTGGAGATCGGTTCCCAAACTAGCAG GTCTTCTAAGATGTGGAAAGAGTTGTAGACTTAGATGGATTAATTATCTGAGACCAGACCTTAAGAGAGGTGGCTTCACAGAAATGGAAGAGGATCAAATTATAGAACTACATTCAGGTCTTGGTAACAG ATGGTCTAAGATTGCTTCACATTTCCCTGGGAGAACAGACAATGAAATCAAGAACCATTGGAacacaagaatcaagaaaaggctGAAACTCCTTGGTCTGGACCCTGTGACCCACAAGCCAATTGAGCAAAAGGAAAATACTGATGAGAACACAAATAAGACCAATCCACACCCTTCTATTTTTGGAGGGTCTGAAGAAAATGTGGAGATTAAATCCTTGGAAAATGGTGGCACCAAAGAAATGGCAAAAACAGAagggaaaagagaagaaaacaatAAGGTGATTAATTGGGATGATACCTCTGAACttttaaacaattttgaaaTGCTATGCTCAAAGTTGGACTTGGGATCATGGATGATGAGTCAAGAAACCAATACTAGTACTAATTCCTTATGTAGTTCTTCTGTCTCTATGGATGACACTAGTCACCTCTCTATGGACGAATCCTCTTATCTTCAGGAAAACTCCTTACAGCAATGGGTTGATAGTATGGATTCCATTCTCTCATGGGATGGCTTCAATCCTCTTGATCAAGACATTTTGTTCTTGGAAAATAGGGAATAA